The Aeromonas veronii genome includes the window TGCCGTCACTGGCGCTGGCCACAGGAGCACAGTCATGACGTTCACTGCCGCGCAACTGCTGGCCCTGCTGCCGCTGCTGCTGACCACCGGGGCCATGGTGGCCCTGATGCTGGCCATCGCCTGGAAACGCTGCGATGACACCGCCTTCGTGGTGACCATCACCGGTCTGAACCTGGCCCTCTTCTCCCTGCCCATCGTCATGGCGCAGGGTGATCAGGGGGTCACCCCCCTCTTGCAGGTGGACAGCTACGCCGTCTTCTACATGGGGCTGGTGCTCATCGGCGCCCTCGCCACCTGTACCTTCGGCCGCTCCTGGCTCAAGGGTTACCCGGACAACCGGGAAGAGTTCTACCTGCTGCTGCTGATCGCCACCGCCGGCGGTCTGGTGCTGGCAGGCTCCCGCCATCTCGCATCCCTCTTCATCGGGATCGAGATGCTGACCCTGCCCATGTTCGGTCTGGTGGGTTATGCCTACCGCGAGCGCCATTCGCTGGAGGCCAGCATCAAGTACATGGTGCTCTCCGCCACCGCCACCGCCTTCCTGCTGTTTGGCATGGCGCTGCTCTACGCCCAGGCGGGGAGCCTCAGCTTCAGCGATCTCGGTCTGACCCTGGCCCAGAGCCCGGCACACCATCCGCTATTGATGGGGGGCTTCGGCCTGATGCTGGTCGGATTTGCCTTCAAGCTCTCCCTGGCCCCCTTCCACCTCTGGACTCCGGACGTCTACGAAGGGGCGCCGGCACCGGTGGCGACCTTCCTCGCGACCGTCAGCAAGATCGCCGTGTTCTGCGTGCTGCTGCGCTTCTATCTGGCGGTACCGGCCACCTCGGACCCCATGATCCACTGGTTGCTGGCGGCCATGGCAGTCATTTCTATCGTCATCGGCAACCTCTTGGCGCTGATCCAGACCAACATCAAGCGGATGATGGGCTACTCCTCCATCTCCCACTTCGGCTATCTGCTGGCGGTGGTGGTGGCGAGCCGCCTCGGCCAGATCCCGGTGGAAGCGGCGGGGGTCTATCTGCTGATGTATCTCTTCACCAGCCTGGGGGCCTTCGGCGTCATCAGCATGATGTCCAGCCCCTACCGCGGCAAGGATGCTGACTCCCTGCACAGCTATCGCGGCCTGTTCTGGAAGCGCCCTTATCTCACTGCCGTGATGACGGTGATGATGCTGTCGCTCGCGGGCATCCCCATGACGCTCGGCTTCATCGGCAAGTTCTACCTCATCGGCGTCACCGTCGAGGCGCAGCTGTGGTGGCTCAGTGGCGCCATCGTGCTCGGCAGCGCCCTGGGGCTCTACTACTACCTGCGCGTCATGGTCACCCTCTACCTGCGCGAACCCGGCATGCAGCTGCGCGATGCCACCGCCGACTGGGCCTTCTCCTCCGGAGGCCTGGTAGTGCTGCTCTCCGCCATCCTGGTGGTGCTGCTCGGGATCTACCCCCAGCCGGTCATCAGCCTGGTGCAGGGCTTCCAGAACGTGGTCCTGCGCTGACAGACATCAACCAAACAAAAACCGGCCTCCATGGCCGGTTTTTTATGCCCCGATGTTGGGGCACGAGCCGTGACTCAATCCAGATAATCCCGAGTCTCACGCCCCCTTTTCGTCATCGCGCTCCCCTTCCCAACCCGTCTCCCCCATAGCAAGCCAAGCTGATAGCGCGCGGTGGTAGAAAAGATGAAGGGCGCCATTCCCGCTTTCTCCCCATAAAAAAACCGGCCAGAAGGCCGGTTTTTCATTGCTGCCGAGATAAGCCAGAGCTTAACCCAGACGCACGCGGGCGTTGCGGAACATCCGCATCCAGGCGCCATCCTCGCCCCAGTTGTCCGGGTGCCAGGAGTTTGCCACGGTGCGGAACACCCGCTCCGGGTGCGGCATCATGATGGTGGCGCGGCCATCCACCGTGGTGACGGCGCAGATGCCGTCCGGCGAGCCGTTCGGGTTGGCCGGGTACTGCTCGGTCACCTGACCGCGGTTGTCGACGAAGCGCAGACCCACCAGGGCGCTCTGTTGCAGCGCGCTCAGGTGGGCGGCATCACGCACCTCCACCCGCCCTTCCCCATGGGAGACGGCGATGGGCATGACGGAGCCCTGCATGCCGGCGAAGAAGGCAGACGGAGAGTCCTGCACTTCCACCAGGCTGAAGCGCGCCTCGAAGCGCTCGGAGCGGTTTCGCACGAAACGTGGCCACAGCTCTGCCCCCGGGATGAGGTCACGCAGGTTGGACATCATCTGGCAACCGTTGCACACCCCAAGAGACAGCGTATCGCCGCGTTCGAAGAAGCGCTGGAACTGCTCCCGGGCAGCGTCGTTGAACAGGATGGACTTGGCCCAGCCCTCGCCCGCCCCCAGCACGTCACCGTAGGAGAAGCCGCCACAGGCCACCAGGCTCTGGAAATCGTCCAGCTTGATGCGCCCGGCGAGGATGTCGCTCATATGCACGTCCACCGCAGTAAAACCGGCGCGGTCGAAGGCAGCAGCCATCTCCACGTGGGAGTTGACCCCCTGCTCGCGCAGCACCGCCAGACGTGGAGAGATCCCGCGGGCGATATAGGGTGCGGCCACATCTTCGGACGGGTGGTAGGTCAGCCTGGCCTGCAGACCCGGATCGGTGGCGTCCTGACGGGCGGCGTGCTCGCTGTCCGCGCATTCCGGGTTGTCCCGCAGGCGCTGCATCTGCCAGCTGGTCTCGCCCCAGAGGGTGCGAAGGGCGGTGCGGCTGGCGCGATAGACTTCCTGACCTGCGCGCTGGAACAGGATGAGGTCATCTTCCCGCACGGTGCCGAGCACGTGGGAGCAGGCGGCCAGGCCGTGGCCCGCCAGCAGGGTCAGCACGGCCTCCTTGTCTTCACGGCGGATCTGGATGACGGCACCCAGCTCCTCGTTGAACAGGGCCGGCAACAGATCGCCACCGATGCGGTCGAGCTGGATATCGAGGCCGCAGTGACCGGCGAAGGCCATCTCGGTCAGGGTGACGAAGAGGCCACCATCGGATCGGTCGTGATAGGCGATGAGTTTTCTGTCCGCCACCAGCGCCTGGATGGCGTTGAAGAAGCCCTTGAGCTGCACCGGGTTGTCGAGATCCGGCGCGCTGTCGCCCAGTTGACGATAGACCTGGGCCAGGGCCGAGGCGCCGAGGCGCTGCTTGCCATTGCCAAGGTCAATCAGGATGAGGTCTGTCTCACCGAGATCGGTGCGCAGTTGCGGGGTGACGGTGTTGCGCACGTCTTCCACCCGGGCGAAGGCGCTGATGAGCAGGGAGAGCGGCGAGGTGACACTATGATCCACCCCATCCTGCTGCCAGCGGGTCTTCATGGACATGGAATCCTTGCCCACCGGGATGGTGATACCGAGGGCTGGGCAGAGCTCCTCTCCCACCGCCTTGACCGCCTCGTAGAGACCGGCATCTTCGCCAGGGTGACCGGCGGCGGCCATCCAGTTGGCGGAGAGTTTGACCCGCTTGAGCGACCCGATGTGGGCAGGGGCCAGGTTGGTCAGGGCCTCTGCCACCGCCATGCGGGCGGAGGCGGCGTGGGAGAGCAGCGCCACCGGGGTGCGCTCCCCCATGGACATGGCTTCGCCGTGATAGCCGTCATAGGTGGCGGCGGTGACGGCGCAATCTGCCACCGGGATCTGCCAGGGGCCGACCATCTGGTCGCGATTCACCAGACCGGTCACCGAGCGATCGCCGATGGTGATGAGGAAGGACTTCTCCGCCACCGTCGGCAGACGCAGCACCCGCTCGGCGGCCTCGTTCAAGGTCACGCCGTCCAGTTGCAGCGCCTTGCCCTGGGCGGGCAGGCTGGCGACGTCGCGGTGCATCTTGGGGGCCTTGCCGAGCAGCACGTCCAGCGGCAAGTCGATGGGCTGGTTGTCAAAGTGCGCATCAGAGAGGGTGAGATGCTTCTCTTCGGTAGCGCTGCCGATCACCGCATAGGGGGCACGCTCGCGCTCGCACAGGGCCTTGAACAGGGGCAGCTTGTCCTGAGCCACCGCCAGCACGTAGCGCTCCTGGGATTCGTTGCACCAGATCTCGAGCGGGCTCATGCCCGGCTCGTCGCTCGCGATGGCACGCAGGTCGAACTTGCCGCCGCGCTCGCCATCATTGACCAGTTCGGGCATGGCGTTGGAGAGGCCGCCGGCACCCACATCGTGGATGAAGACGATGGGGTTGTCATCGCCAAGCTGCCAGCAGCGGTCGATCACCTCCTGACAACGGCGCTCCATCTCGGGGTTGTCCCGCTGCACGGAGGCAAAATCCAGATCCTCGGCGGACTGGCCGGAGGCCATGGACGATGCCGCGCCGCCACCCAGGCCGATGTTCATGGCCGGGCCACCCAGCACGATGAGGGCGGAGCCGACTGGGATCTCACCCTTCTGCACGTGTTCGGTGCGGATGTTGCCGATCCCGCCCGCCAGCATGATGGGCTTGTGATAGCCGCGCACTTCGACGCCGTTGTGGCTCGGTACCTGCTCTTCGAAGGTACGGAAGTAACCCAGGATGGCCGGACGACCGAACTCATTGTTGAAGGCGGCGCCGCCAAGGGGGCCTTCCTGCATGATGTCAAAAGCGCTGACGATGCGGCTCGGCTTGCCGAAATCCTGCTCCCAGGGCTGCTCGAAACCGGGGATGCGCAAGTTGGAGACGGAGAAGCCCACCAGACCTGCCTTGGGCTTGGCGCCACGGCCGGTCGCCCCCTCGTCGCGAATTTCACCACCAGAGCCGGTCGCGGCCCCCGGGAAGGGAGAAATGGCGGTCGGGTGGTTGTGGGTCTCCACCTTCATCAGGATGTCGACCCGCTCCTGGTGGTACTGGTACTCACCGCTGGTGGGGCTCGGGAAGAAGCGGCCACCGTCGCTGCCTTCCATCACGGCAGCGTTGTCTTTGTAGGCAGACAGGACATGGTCCGGCGTCTGCTCGAAGGTGTTCTTGATCATCTTGAACAGCGACTTGGGCTGTTGCTCGCCGTCGATGGTCCAGTCGGCGTTGAAGATCTTGTGACGGCAGTGCTCGGAGTTTGCCTGGGCAAACATGTAGAGCTCGATGTCGTTGGGGTTGCGACCAAGCCGGGTGAAGTTCTCGACCAGATAGTCGATCTCGTCCTCGGCCAGCGCCAGGCCAAGGGCGATGTTGGCAGAGGCCAGAGCGGCGCGGCCGCCACCCAGTACATCCACCTGGGTGAAGGGGCGCGGCTCGTGGTGAGCAAACAGGGCGGCCGCCTCGGTCAGCTCGCCAAACACCACTTCCATCATGCGATCGTGCAGCAGGGCGGCGACCTCATCACGCTGGGCCGCCGTCAGTTCACCCTTGGGTTGCAGATAATAGGCAATGCCGCGCTCCAGCCGCTTGACCTGGGTCAGGCCACAGTTGTGGGCGATGTCGGTTGCTTTGGAAGACCAGGGGGAGATAGTGCCGGGACGGGGGGTAACGAGGAATAGCTGACCGCTTGGGGTGTGTTCTGGGATGGTCGGGCCGTAGCGCAGGAGCTGGCCCAAGGTCGCTCGCTCGGGGGGCGACAGGGGGCTCGACAGCTCGGCGAAGTGCACATATTCGGCATAGACGCTCTCTATCTCTACTCCTCTCTGCACGCAGCTTTGCAGCAGCTTGTGGACACGAAACTCAGACAGTGCTGGGGCACCACGCAAGATTTCCATATACCTTTCTCACCAAGTTTTAGAGTGTGGGGGGATTTGAGACGCGCGTATTATAGGGATCAGGCCCACCACGGACAAACGTTTTTCTCATCGCGAGCGATGTGACTCCCTCCACACTCTCTGGTATAAAGGAGCCTCTTTTTTGACAAATGCCGATTTTTTCAACAAGGGTACTCACCTACTTGCGCTGCATTTTTCGACTGTTCATCGGGATGTTGTTGGCCCTGGCCCTGGCCGGTTGTGACTTCTACTCCCCCTCCAGCCAGCTGGAGCAGATCCGCCAACGGGGCGAGATCCGGGTTGGCACCCTCTATGGCCCCACCTCCTATTACCAGCGAGACGACATCGCCCAGGGCTTTGACTATGAGCTCGCGCAGCACTATGCCGACTGGCTGGGGGTCAAACTGACCATCATCCCGGCCTACAGCACCGCCGAGCTCGTCGAGATGCTGGAGAAGGGAAAACTCGATCTCGCCGCCGCCGCCATCGTGGTGACGCCGGAGCGGCGCAAGCTGTTTCGCTTCGGCCCGGGCTTCTACCAGGTCGCCCCCAAACTGGTCTATCGCAATGGCTCCCCGAGACCCAAGGATCTCGGGGATCTCAAGGGCCACATCGTGGTGCCCGCCGGCTCCACCGGCGAGGATCTGATGAAGGAGATCGCCAAGCAGCACCCCGACCTCGACTGGAGCATCAACCGGGATGCGGACGTGGAAGAGCTGCTCAAGCAGGTGGCGGATGGCGAAGTGGACTACACAGTGGTGCAGGACACCGTGCTGGCCCGTACCCAGCGTTACTACCCCGAGCTCACCGAAGGGATGACACTGGCCAAGAAGCAGGCCGTGGCTTGGGCCATGACCAAGCTGCCGGACGACAGCCTCTACGCCAGCGTCATCGACTTCTTCGGCCAGCGTTTCATGGATGGCTCCATCGCCAAGCTGGACGAGAAGTATTTCGGCCACGTGCAGAATTTCGATTTCGTCGACACCCGCACCTTCCTGCAACGGGCCAAGAGCCTGCTGCCCAAGTACCAGCCGCTGTTCCAGGCCCACGCCAAGGATATCGTCGACTGGCGGTTGCTGGCGGCCATCAGCTATCAGGAATCCCACTGGGACCCTCAGGCGCGCTCCTATACCGGGGTGCGCGGCATGATGATGCTGACCGGCCCCACCGCCAAGGCCATGGGGGTCAGCGATCGCCTGCACCCGGAGCAGAGCATCAAGGGGGGCGCCCGCTATCTGCAGGAGATGATGGAGAAGGTGCCGGACTCGGTGCCGGAGGATGAGAAGGTCTGGTTTGCCCTCACCGCCTACAACATCGGCTACGGCCACATGATGGATGCCCGCCGACTGACCAAACAGCAGGGCAAGAACCCTGATGCCTGGAGCGACGTGAAAGAGATATTGCCCCTGCTGCAGCAGGCCCGCTGGCATCGCAAGGTGCGCTACGGCTACGCCCGCGGCGGCGAGGCCCGCAACTACGTCAACAACGTGCGCCAGTATTACCAGAGCCTGCTCTGGCTCGACAACGAGCAGCAGAAGGCACAGCGGCGCGAAGCCCAGGGAGAGGATGATGGCAGCGAACCGGCGACCCCGGTGGCCAGCACGGAGCGCCCCACCATCATCGCCGAGGTGGTCAAGCAGATCATCACCCCCTGACAGAAGAGTCTGGTGTGTTTTCCGGCGTGATTCTCTGTTAACATCCTCACTGTAAAAGGCTTGTTAAAACACCCGTTATCCCAGTTTATTCATCTGCTTGTGATATCCATGGGGACGAGTGACAAGCCATGCCAGAGACACTGGACGAGCAGACAGGAGAAACCAGATGCGAGCCCGAAAAAGATTGCTGGTCAAGAAGACCAAGAGCGCCTGGAGCCCCAGACGAAAACTCAGACTCAATGACATGAAGCGCAAGATATGGCGCAGGAACCGCTCCTTCACCCTGCTGATTGCGGAGCACACAGAATAAACCCGGCCAAGGCCGGGTTTTTTAATGGCGGTTCATGACGCGAGCGGCGTCAACGCGAACTGCACCGCCCGCTTGGAAACCAGCGTATTGCAGTGGTTGCAGAAGTAATCCACGGCGCCGCACGCCTTGAGGCGCTCCAGCTCCTGCTGGCAGGTGGGGCACAGGGCCTGCACCCGATAGGCGGTCTGACACTGGGGACACTGGGTCTGGTCACTGCGGCTGTCCAGCCCGCAGCCGCAGGCCGGACACATCAAGGGGTTCATGCTGGACTCCTCGTCATGATCAGGGGTCTGAACAGATCAACTGCCCTCCCCCGGCATTTAAAAAAGAAACGGCTACCAGAGGCAGCCGTTGTAGCGTTATTTCTTGGACTTGGTGCGCGCCTTCAGCAGGCGATCCCGTTGCCGTTCCTGACTCAGGGTCAGGTTGTTCTTCTTGCCCTCGAACGGGTTCACCGACTCCTGGAACTCGACCCGGATCGGGGTACCCATGATCTTCAGGGACTTGCGGAAGTAGTTGATGAGATACCGCTTGTAGGAGTCCGGCAGATCGTTCAACTGGTTGCCGTGAATGACGATGCGCGGCGGATTGTAGCCACCGGCGTGGGCATACTTCAGCTTGACCCGGCGACCGTTCACCATGGGCGGCTGGTGATCTTCCTGGGCCATCTGCATGATGCGGGTCAGCATGGCGGTGCTGGTACGGCGGGTGGCGGACTGATACGCCTCCTGGATGGATTCGAACAGGTGGCCGACACCGCTGCCGTGCAGGGCAGAGATGAAGTGCACCCGAGCGAAGTCGATGAAACCGAGGCGGCGGTCCAGCTCGTTCTTCACATCTTCCTTCACCTTCTGATCCAGGCCGTCCCACTTGTTCACCACCAGTACCACGGAGCGGCCGGAGTTGAGCACGAAGCCCAGGATGCTCAAGTCCTGATCCGTGATGGTCTCGCGGGCGTCGATCACCAGCAGGCAGACGTTGGCGTCTTCGATGGCCTTGAGGGTCTTGATGACGGAGAACTTCTCCACCGTCTCGTGCACCTTGCCACGGCGACGGACACCTGCGGTGTCGATGACCACGTACTTCTGCTCGTCGCGCTCCATGGGAATGTAGACGGAGTCGCGGGTGGTGCCCGGCATGTCGTAGACGATGACCCGATCTTCCCCCAGCAGGCGGTTGGTCAGGGTCGACTTGCCCACGTTGGGGCGACCGACGATGGCGAACTTGATGGGCAAGTCGGCGAACGGGGTCTCCTTGGTGTCTTCCTTGGTATCCAGCTCACCGGCAGCCACCATGCGCAGCAGGGCCTCTTCGTCGAAGTCCTCGTCCAGCTCATCCTGCGCCTCGACATCGGTGCCGGCGGCTTTGAGCAGCTCTTCCAGATGGGGCGCAAGCGCCAGCTCCAGCAGGCTCAGTACGCCACGACCGTGGGCGGCCGCCATCTGGTACACCTCGCCCAGCGCCAGGCCGTAGAACTCGGAGACGGCGGAGTCGCCATCGATGCCGTCGGTCTTGTTGGCGACCAGGAACACCTTCTTGTGGGTCTTGCGCAGGTGCTCGGCGATGGCCTGATCCGCAGCGGTCAAACCGGCACGGGCATCCACCATGAACAGCACCACATCGGCTTCTTCGATGGCCAGCAGGGACTGCTCGGCCATCTTCAGCTCGATCCCCTCCTCGGTGCCATCGATACCGCCGGTATCGACCACGATAAATTCCAGCTCGCCCAGCTTCGCCTGGCCGTATTTGCGGTCCCGGGTCAGGCCGGGGAAGTCGGCGACCAGGGCGTCCCGGGTACGGGTCAGGCGGTTAAACAGGGTGGATTTCCCCACGTTGGGGCGGCCCACCAGGGCAACTACAGGAGTCATAAAAGCCTCATTCTCAAGACGACAAAGGCTCCGGGTCCGAAGACCAGGAGCCGGATATTCACATTGACGGGTGATCAGGGACGCTGCAAAGCGTACAACTTGCCACCACGGCTCTGCACATACAGGGTGTCACCGTCCACCAAGGGGGCGGCATAGAGACCACTGCTGTCGAGCTGCTGCATGGCCTTGATGGACCCATCGGTACGATCCAGCCAATACAGGTAACCTTCCACATCGCCGACCACCACATAGTCACCCAGGATGACGGGGGCGGTCACGGTGCGGTTTTCGAGCTGGGTGTTGGACCACAGCTCCAGACCGTTGCGACGGTCCACCGCGAACAGGTGGCTGCGGCTGTCGGTCAGCACGATGGCATTGCCGGTCACCGCCAGATCGCGATAGCCGGAATACTTGCGCTTCCACACCTCGTCGCCACTCATCAGCTTGCGGGCCATCAACTGGCCATTGTAGGCGATGGCATAAAGCTCATCACCGGCGATGAGGGGAGTGGCATCCACGTCCACCATGCGATCCAGCTCGGTCGCACCGCGGGGATCCGCCACCTTGGACTGACGCACCGGCTGGCCGTTGCTCAGCAGGGCGATGCCCACCTTGCCATCGGCGCGGCCGTAGAGCACGGCACCGTTGGTGATGACGGGGGCGCCGGCGCTGCGCAGGGTCAGCGGCGGTTGCTCCTCGGACAGGGTCCACTGCTGCTTGCCCTCATCGGTATCGAGGGCAATCAGACGGCCCGAGGTCGTCAGCACCACCACGCGGCCATCTTCCACCGCCGGGCTCGCCACCACTTCACCGGGCACATTGGTCTGCCACAGCACTTCCCCGTCCGTCTCGTTCAGGGCGTAGACCACCCCGTTCTCGGAGCCGAGGAACAGTTTGCCGTAGCGGGACACCAGGCCACCGGAGAGGCGGGCACTGCGCTTGTCGGCGTTGATGGGCAGATCCGCCAGATCCACGCTCCACAGCACCTTGCCCGTGTTGCGATCGAAGGCGGTCACATCACCGTCGCGGGCGGCGGCATAGATGTGATCTTCTTCCACCACCGGCTTGAGCTGGGAGTAGAAGTCGCCGATGCCATCCCCGACGGAGGAGGACCACTGGGTATCGGCGGTGAAGGCCGATTCCACCACCGGCAGCGGCGCCATCGGGGTCAGATCTTCTTCCGAGCTGAACAGGGAGCACCCCTGCAGGGCCAGGGAGACAGCCGCCCCCAGCGCCAGTCGTTTGTACAGATTACGCATCCGGAGCCTCACCCGTGGTCACCGCTGGCAGTGCCAGATCGTCCATCTTCAGCTTGAGCTCGCTGCTCGCCTGCAGGCCACCGGCATCCGCCGCCGCCTGATAGGCATCGCGGGCCTCTTCCGGCTTGCCCTGCTTGAGCAGCACATCGCCGCGGGCTTCGGCCACCTGGGCCTTGAAAGCCTCGTTGTCGATCTTGGCGAGCTGGGCCAGGGCTTCGTCGGCCTTGCCCTGCTCGTTGAGCACCCGGGCCAGCCGCAGGGCGGCGATGGGACGGATGGCGTCGTCACCGTTGGTGGCGACCTCGGTCAGCTGCTGGGCAGCGAGATCCAGCTGGTTGGCCTTGACCGCGGCAGCGGCCAGCTCCAGGGCAGCGAGATCGGCGTAAGAGTCGCCCTTGTGGGCGCTGATGAAGCTCTTCGCCTGCTCGATAGCCGCAGCATCACCCTTGGCGAGCTGGGCCGTCATGGTGTTATAAGCCGAGGAGGCGGCCTCCTGGTTGGCCAGCTGATGCTCGTTGTAATAGCGCCAGCCAAACAGCCCCACCAGACCGATCACGGTCCCGGCGAGTACCGAGGTCCCGTTCTCTTTCCACCAGCTCTTGATGACCTCAACCTGTTGTTCTTCGGTGGTATAAACTTCCACAGCTTACTCTCCTTTAGCTGCCAGCAGGGCGATGGCGGCATCGACCTTGAGGGTCTGTTGCTCGGCCTGGCCACGCAGATACTTGATGGTGATCTCCCCGTTTTGCACCTCGGTCTCACCGAGGATCAGGGCAATGGCCGCGCCGCTCTTGTCGGCACGCTTGAGTTGTTTCTTGAAGTTGCCACCACCGCAGTGGCTCATCAGACGCAAGGAAGGCAAGGCGTCACGCAGCCGCTCGGCGAGCTGGAAGCCAGCCTGCTCGGCCTG containing:
- the nuoN gene encoding NADH-quinone oxidoreductase subunit NuoN, which encodes MTFTAAQLLALLPLLLTTGAMVALMLAIAWKRCDDTAFVVTITGLNLALFSLPIVMAQGDQGVTPLLQVDSYAVFYMGLVLIGALATCTFGRSWLKGYPDNREEFYLLLLIATAGGLVLAGSRHLASLFIGIEMLTLPMFGLVGYAYRERHSLEASIKYMVLSATATAFLLFGMALLYAQAGSLSFSDLGLTLAQSPAHHPLLMGGFGLMLVGFAFKLSLAPFHLWTPDVYEGAPAPVATFLATVSKIAVFCVLLRFYLAVPATSDPMIHWLLAAMAVISIVIGNLLALIQTNIKRMMGYSSISHFGYLLAVVVASRLGQIPVEAAGVYLLMYLFTSLGAFGVISMMSSPYRGKDADSLHSYRGLFWKRPYLTAVMTVMMLSLAGIPMTLGFIGKFYLIGVTVEAQLWWLSGAIVLGSALGLYYYLRVMVTLYLREPGMQLRDATADWAFSSGGLVVLLSAILVVLLGIYPQPVISLVQGFQNVVLR
- the purL gene encoding phosphoribosylformylglycinamidine synthase, with the protein product MEILRGAPALSEFRVHKLLQSCVQRGVEIESVYAEYVHFAELSSPLSPPERATLGQLLRYGPTIPEHTPSGQLFLVTPRPGTISPWSSKATDIAHNCGLTQVKRLERGIAYYLQPKGELTAAQRDEVAALLHDRMMEVVFGELTEAAALFAHHEPRPFTQVDVLGGGRAALASANIALGLALAEDEIDYLVENFTRLGRNPNDIELYMFAQANSEHCRHKIFNADWTIDGEQQPKSLFKMIKNTFEQTPDHVLSAYKDNAAVMEGSDGGRFFPSPTSGEYQYHQERVDILMKVETHNHPTAISPFPGAATGSGGEIRDEGATGRGAKPKAGLVGFSVSNLRIPGFEQPWEQDFGKPSRIVSAFDIMQEGPLGGAAFNNEFGRPAILGYFRTFEEQVPSHNGVEVRGYHKPIMLAGGIGNIRTEHVQKGEIPVGSALIVLGGPAMNIGLGGGAASSMASGQSAEDLDFASVQRDNPEMERRCQEVIDRCWQLGDDNPIVFIHDVGAGGLSNAMPELVNDGERGGKFDLRAIASDEPGMSPLEIWCNESQERYVLAVAQDKLPLFKALCERERAPYAVIGSATEEKHLTLSDAHFDNQPIDLPLDVLLGKAPKMHRDVASLPAQGKALQLDGVTLNEAAERVLRLPTVAEKSFLITIGDRSVTGLVNRDQMVGPWQIPVADCAVTAATYDGYHGEAMSMGERTPVALLSHAASARMAVAEALTNLAPAHIGSLKRVKLSANWMAAAGHPGEDAGLYEAVKAVGEELCPALGITIPVGKDSMSMKTRWQQDGVDHSVTSPLSLLISAFARVEDVRNTVTPQLRTDLGETDLILIDLGNGKQRLGASALAQVYRQLGDSAPDLDNPVQLKGFFNAIQALVADRKLIAYHDRSDGGLFVTLTEMAFAGHCGLDIQLDRIGGDLLPALFNEELGAVIQIRREDKEAVLTLLAGHGLAACSHVLGTVREDDLILFQRAGQEVYRASRTALRTLWGETSWQMQRLRDNPECADSEHAARQDATDPGLQARLTYHPSEDVAAPYIARGISPRLAVLREQGVNSHVEMAAAFDRAGFTAVDVHMSDILAGRIKLDDFQSLVACGGFSYGDVLGAGEGWAKSILFNDAAREQFQRFFERGDTLSLGVCNGCQMMSNLRDLIPGAELWPRFVRNRSERFEARFSLVEVQDSPSAFFAGMQGSVMPIAVSHGEGRVEVRDAAHLSALQQSALVGLRFVDNRGQVTEQYPANPNGSPDGICAVTTVDGRATIMMPHPERVFRTVANSWHPDNWGEDGAWMRMFRNARVRLG
- the mltF gene encoding membrane-bound lytic murein transglycosylase MltF yields the protein MPIFSTRVLTYLRCIFRLFIGMLLALALAGCDFYSPSSQLEQIRQRGEIRVGTLYGPTSYYQRDDIAQGFDYELAQHYADWLGVKLTIIPAYSTAELVEMLEKGKLDLAAAAIVVTPERRKLFRFGPGFYQVAPKLVYRNGSPRPKDLGDLKGHIVVPAGSTGEDLMKEIAKQHPDLDWSINRDADVEELLKQVADGEVDYTVVQDTVLARTQRYYPELTEGMTLAKKQAVAWAMTKLPDDSLYASVIDFFGQRFMDGSIAKLDEKYFGHVQNFDFVDTRTFLQRAKSLLPKYQPLFQAHAKDIVDWRLLAAISYQESHWDPQARSYTGVRGMMMLTGPTAKAMGVSDRLHPEQSIKGGARYLQEMMEKVPDSVPEDEKVWFALTAYNIGYGHMMDARRLTKQQGKNPDAWSDVKEILPLLQQARWHRKVRYGYARGGEARNYVNNVRQYYQSLLWLDNEQQKAQRREAQGEDDGSEPATPVASTERPTIIAEVVKQIITP
- a CDS encoding zinc ribbon domain-containing protein: MNPLMCPACGCGLDSRSDQTQCPQCQTAYRVQALCPTCQQELERLKACGAVDYFCNHCNTLVSKRAVQFALTPLAS
- the der gene encoding ribosome biogenesis GTPase Der — translated: MTPVVALVGRPNVGKSTLFNRLTRTRDALVADFPGLTRDRKYGQAKLGELEFIVVDTGGIDGTEEGIELKMAEQSLLAIEEADVVLFMVDARAGLTAADQAIAEHLRKTHKKVFLVANKTDGIDGDSAVSEFYGLALGEVYQMAAAHGRGVLSLLELALAPHLEELLKAAGTDVEAQDELDEDFDEEALLRMVAAGELDTKEDTKETPFADLPIKFAIVGRPNVGKSTLTNRLLGEDRVIVYDMPGTTRDSVYIPMERDEQKYVVIDTAGVRRRGKVHETVEKFSVIKTLKAIEDANVCLLVIDARETITDQDLSILGFVLNSGRSVVLVVNKWDGLDQKVKEDVKNELDRRLGFIDFARVHFISALHGSGVGHLFESIQEAYQSATRRTSTAMLTRIMQMAQEDHQPPMVNGRRVKLKYAHAGGYNPPRIVIHGNQLNDLPDSYKRYLINYFRKSLKIMGTPIRVEFQESVNPFEGKKNNLTLSQERQRDRLLKARTKSKK
- the bamB gene encoding outer membrane protein assembly factor BamB, producing MRNLYKRLALGAAVSLALQGCSLFSSEEDLTPMAPLPVVESAFTADTQWSSSVGDGIGDFYSQLKPVVEEDHIYAAARDGDVTAFDRNTGKVLWSVDLADLPINADKRSARLSGGLVSRYGKLFLGSENGVVYALNETDGEVLWQTNVPGEVVASPAVEDGRVVVLTTSGRLIALDTDEGKQQWTLSEEQPPLTLRSAGAPVITNGAVLYGRADGKVGIALLSNGQPVRQSKVADPRGATELDRMVDVDATPLIAGDELYAIAYNGQLMARKLMSGDEVWKRKYSGYRDLAVTGNAIVLTDSRSHLFAVDRRNGLELWSNTQLENRTVTAPVILGDYVVVGDVEGYLYWLDRTDGSIKAMQQLDSSGLYAAPLVDGDTLYVQSRGGKLYALQRP
- a CDS encoding YfgM family protein — encoded protein: MEVYTTEEQQVEVIKSWWKENGTSVLAGTVIGLVGLFGWRYYNEHQLANQEAASSAYNTMTAQLAKGDAAAIEQAKSFISAHKGDSYADLAALELAAAAVKANQLDLAAQQLTEVATNGDDAIRPIAALRLARVLNEQGKADEALAQLAKIDNEAFKAQVAEARGDVLLKQGKPEEARDAYQAAADAGGLQASSELKLKMDDLALPAVTTGEAPDA